The Sulfitobacter indolifex genome contains the following window.
CGCAACCGGGCGCGATTTATAACCTCTGTGATGATGATCCCGCCCCACCGCAGGACGTGATCGGCCATGCCGCCGAACTTTTGGGCCTGCCGTTGCCTCCGGCTGTTGATTTTAACGAGGCTGAGATGACCCCTATGGCGCGCAGCTTTTATGCGGAGAGCAAGAAGGTGCGGAACGATCACGCTAAGGCTGCGTTGGGCTGGCAACCGATCTATCCCGTCTACCGCTCTGGTCTGGCCGCTCTCTTGAGGTCAGAAGACTGAACCCGAGGCCATTCATGCGTCAAGACGAACACACGTTGGCCTATCTGTTGGATAGTATGGATCGCGCAGCAGAGAATGAAGCCGTGTCGGTCAATGATGTGCTTCATGAGATTGGCGATCGCTCCGTCACACCGCTGATCCTCATCGTTGCGCTTCTGCTGGTCTCGCCCCTGTCGGGCATTCCCGGAGTCTCGACACTCGCGGCGGTGACGATCATCCTACTGGCGGTGCAGGCTGTCACGGGTCAGCGCAGGCTTTGGCTGCCGCAGTTTCTTTTGCGCCGTGAGGTGGCGGGTCACCGGTTGAACGGTTGCGTGCGTTTTCTTCGACGTCCTTGCGCCTTTGTCGATGGGCGCTGCAAGCCGCGTCTTCAGGTTCTCACCACCGGCCCGATGCGTTTCATCACCCTCCTCGTCGTCACGATCATTCCGCTCGGCTGGCCCTTCATGGAGGTGCTGCCGATGGTGTCGTCCATCGGCGCTGCCACCGTGGCGCTGCTGGTCTTCGGCCTATTCACCCGCGATGGGCTGTTTGTGCTTTTGGGCTATCTCTGTGTGGCAATCACACTGATCGCGGGCGGCCTGCTGGTGATGACCGCAACCAGTTAGGCACGCTGCGCGTCCAGATCCCCGATGCCGAGCACGTCCAGCACCTTGGCGGTGATCTGTTCCGCGTTCATGCCCGCAACCGCGTACATATCCGCCGGATTGGCCTGATCAATAAAGATGTCAGGCAACACCATGGAGCGGAATTTAAGACCCTTATCAAAGACGGCCTCATCGGCAAGCAGTTGCGCCACATGGCTGCCAAAGCCGCCCACGGCGCCCTCTTCGATGGTGATCAGCGCTTCGTGATCCTCGGCCAGTTTCAGGATCATGTCCCGGTCCAACGGCTTGGCGAAACGGGCGTCAGCGATGGTGGGGGTGATACCTTTGGCGCTGAGGGCTTCGGCGGCTTTTTCGACTTCCTCTAACCGTGTGCCGAAAGACAGAAGCGCGACCTTGCTGCCCTCACGGATGATCCGGCCCTTGCCGATTTCCAGCGGCGTGCCGCGCTCAGGCATCTCAACACCCCGACCTTCGCCACGCGGATAGCGGAAGGCGATGGGACCCTCGTCATGCGCAGCGGCGGTGGCGACCATGTGGCGCAACTCGGCCTCATCGGCGGCGGCCATGACCACGAAACCGGGCAAGTTGGCGAGGAAAGCCACATCAAATGCGCCTGCGTGGGTTGGCCCGTCAGCGCCGACCAATCCGGCGCGGTCGATGGCGAAGCGCACCGGGAGGCGCTGGATCGCGACGTCATGCACGACTTGGTCATAGCCGCGCTGCAGGAAGGTCGAATACATCGCGCAGAAGGGTTTCATCCCCGCCGCCGCAAGCCCCGCGCAGAAGGTCACGCCGTGCTGCTCGGCGATGCCCACGTCAAAGCAGCGGCTGGGGTAGCGTTCGGCAAAAAGGTCGAGCCCAGTGCCGTCGGGCATCGCGGCGGTCACGGCGCAGATTTTGTCGTCCTCGGCGGCCTCAGTCAGCAGGCTGTCGGCGAAAACGCGGGTGTAGCTGGGCGCGTTGGAGGGCGATTTCTTTTGCTCGCCCGTCACGACGTTGAACTTGGCCGTGGCATGGCCCCGGTCGCGTGCCGCTTCGGCGGGGCCATAGCCCTTGCCCTTTTGAGTCTGGATGTGGATCAAGATCGGCCCAGTGGCGCGTTGTTGGACAGTGCGCAGCACCGGCAGAAGCTGGTCCATGTCATGGCCGTTGATTGGCCCGAGATAGGAAAACCCAAGGTTCTCAAACAGCGTGCCGCCAACGGCCATGCCTTTAAGCATGTCTTTGGCGCGTTTCGCGCCTTCGCGGAAGGGTTCGGGCAGCAGGCTCACCGCGCCTTTGGCGGCGGCTTTGAAATCTTGGAACGGCGCTTCGGCGTAGAGGCGGCTGAGGTAGCTCGACATCGCGCCAACAGGCGGAGCGATGGACATCTCATTATCGTTGAGGATCACGATCAGACGCTTTTTGAGGTCGCCCGCATTGTTGAGCGCTTCATAGGCCATGCCCGCGCTCATCGCGCCATCACCGATCACGGCAATCGCATCGCCCAAACCTTCGGGGATTACGCCGCCGAGGTCGCGGCCCACGGCAAAACCCAGAGCCGCAGAGATCGACGTCGAACTATGCGCTGCACCAAACGGGTCATAGGGCGACTCGCTGCGTTTGGTAAACCCGCTCAGCCCGTCCTTCATGCGCAGACTGCGGATGCGGTCGCGGCGTTCGGTCAGGATTTTGTGGGGGTAGCACTGGTGGCTGACGTCCCAGATGATCTTGTCGCGCGGGGTGTCAAAGACCGCATGCAGCGCCACGGTCAGTTCCACCACGCCAAGGCCCGCGCCCAGATGCCCGCCCGTTTCCGACACGGCCGAGATCGTCTCGGTCCGCAATTCACGGGCGACTTGGGTCAGCTGGGCATCGGACAGGTGTTTCAGGTCCGCGGGGCGGGTGACCTGATCAAGCAGGGGGGTGGCGGTTGTGTCACTCATCGGGGCCTCTCTGGTGCCGCATTGGCGCATGTGCCGCCCGGCTAGCTGTCGCGGGCAATAACGAAGGCGGCAGCGGCTCGCAAGCTCTGCGCCTCTTGTCCATAATCAGATAGGGCGTCACAGGCCATGTCCACCAATTCGGCGGCGCGGGTCTTGGCCCCATCCAGCCCGAGGAGGGACACGAAAGTCGCTTTGCCCGCTGCATCGTCTTTGCCCACGGCCTTGCCAACGGTTTCTGCGTCGCCTTCGACATCGAGAATATCATCAGCAATCTGAAAGGCGAGGCCAAGGTGTTTGGCATATTGGCCAAGCGCCGTGGCATCTGCCCCGGCCATGCGCGGCCCGGCCATGGCGGACCATTCGATCAGCGCGCCGGTTTTGCCGGCTTGAAGCGCCGTAATCTCGGCCAGCGACAGCGGCGCGGGCGCAGTTTCCGCAGCAATGTCGAGCGCTTGGCCGCCAACCATACCGCCAACCCCTGCGGCCCCGGCAAGGCTGGTCATCAGGCTCAGGCGCGCTTCGGCGGAGCAAGGCAGATGCCCGATCAGTTCGAAAGTCAAAGTCTGCAATGCGTCTCCCGCCAACACGGCGGTCGCCTCGTCCCATTTGCGGTGCACCGTCGGCTGGCCGCGGCGCAGGTCGTCGTCGTCCATACAGGGCAGATCGTCATGCACCAGCGAATAGGCGTGCAGCGCCTCGATCGCGCCCGCTGCCGGGGCGGCCATGCCGGGGGCGATACCGTGGAGCCGAGCGGATTCGATCACCAGAAAGCCACGCAGTCCTTTGCCGCCTGTGCAGGCATAGCGCATCGCCTCGGCCACCGGGCCTTTATGCGCGCTCAGCGCCGCTTCGATCTGCGCCTGAGCGAGGTCGCGGGCGTGGGTCAGTGCCTCGGCCAAGGGACGGGGGGTGGACTGTAAGGTCATGCGGGCTGTCAAAGTCCTTCGACGGGTTTCAGCCCATTTGGGTTGCCATCGCCATCAAGGGTGATCGCGGCGACCTTTTCTTCGGCCTCTTTCAGCTTGGCCTCGCAGCGCGCCTTCAGCTTGGCCCCCCGCTCATAAAGCGCGATGCTTTCGTCGAGCGCGACATTGCCGTTTTCGAGCTGGCTCAGCACTTTTTCAAGCTCGGCCATGGCGGTCTCAAAATTCATCTCTTCTACGGGTGTGTCAGACATTGCGCGCCTCATGTGTCAGAATTTCGCGCGACAATAGAACTTCGCGCCGCGCTTTGCCAGCGGGCTGGCCTCATGAATTTTACCTATCTGTTCCGCAGACGGGCGGGTCAGTCCGGAGCCAGCATATAGCCCGCACCGCGCACGGTTTGCAGGTATTGCGGCTGTTTCGGATCGCTCTCGATCTTGCGTCTTAACCGGGTAATCTGCACATCCACCGCGCGTTCCTGCGCTTGGCCCCGGTCGCGGCCCAGTTCTTCGACCAGTTTCGCACGGCTGAGCGCGACTCCGGGTTGGGCAGAGAAAATCTTCATCAGGTGCACTTCGGTGGCGGTGAGGCGCACCAGTTCGTCGCCCTGCCACATCTCGCCGCGCTCCATGTCATAGCGGATCACGCCGAGCGACAGCACTTTTGGCGCGGTATCGGCGGCAGAGGTGTCAGGCATACGGCGCAGGATCGCGTTGATGCGCAGCAGCAGCTCCTTAGGCTCGAAGGGTTTGGGCAGATAGTCGTCCGCCCCGGCCTCAAGCCCTTCGATGCGGTTATCGGTCTCGCCCTTGGCGGTCAGCAGCAGAATCGGCGTTTGCAGGGTTTCGCGCAACGATCGGGTCAGTTCCATGCCGTCTTCGCCGGGCATCATCACGTCGAGTACAATGAGATCGAATTCCAACCCCGCCAGCACCCGCCGCGCATGGGCGGCATCGCGTGCGGTGCTGACCAGAAAACCGTGCCGCATCAGAAATTTGCGCAGCAGGCTGCGAATCCGCTCGTCATCATCAACGACCAGCAGGTGAGCGTCCAACTCGTTCATGAAGCGCTTTCGCGGAGCCGGTCAAAGCTTTGGCGCATTTCGGGATCCATCATGGCCTCCAATACCGTTCTGAAACCGGCCACAGCTTCGGGTCCGGCGGTGCGAAAGGCCAGCCGCATGCGCGCGCGCTGCGCGTCTGAAAGCTCCTGTTCCAGTGCCCGGCCTGCGTCGGTCAGGAACAAATGGCGCTCGCGCTTGTCATTGCGGCCAACCTTGCTTTGCACCAGACCATCGGCGATCAGCGTGCGCAAGACACGGTTGAGCGATTGTTTCGTGACCCCAAGGATGTTGAGCAGGTTGTTCACGGTCGTGCCCGGTGCGCGGTTGATAAAGTGGATGGCGCGGTGATGCGCGCGGCCATAGGCCATATCGGCCAGAATCCGGTCGGGATCGGCCGTGAAACCGCGATAGGCAAAGAACATCGCCTCGATCCCCTGCCGCAGTTGTTCATCGGTCAAAAACAGCAGGCTGTCGCCGCTGCTAGGGGCCATCATCCGCCCGTCAGCCATAGTATGTCTCAATCTCTCTCGGGCCTGTTGAGGATCAGTTTACGTCAGCCTTGTTGACATTCCAATAGTGAAAGGCTATCGAATCTCGTGTTTTGCGCAATTAAATGTCTGCATTTGCCGATTTTTGCGCAATTTTTGAAAAGATAGCGCGTCATTTGGGAGGGAAATACCATGGCAGGCGGATATGACAACCGAGATGGGCACATCTGGATGGATGGCAAAATGGTGGATTGGCGCGAGGCCAATGTCCATATCCTGACCCACGCGATGCATTATGCGTCTTCGGTTTTCGAGGGCGAACGCGCCTACAACGGCAAGATCTTCAAAAGCCGCGAGCATTCTGAGCGTCTGAAGCGTTCGGCTGAAATGATCGACTTTGAGATCCCCTACACGATTGACGAGATCGAAGCCGCCAAGGCCGAAGTTCTCGCCGCATCTGGTTTGCAAGACGCCTATGTGCGCGCAGTTGCTTGGCGCGGTGTGGGCGAAGACATGGGCGTCGCCTCTGCCCGCAACCCGGTGCGCTTGGCCATCGCGGCATGGGAATGGGGTGCCTATTACGGTGACGCCAAGATGAAGGGCGCCAAGCTCGACATCTCCAAGTGGAAGCGCCCCAGCCCTGAGACGATCCCAAGCCACGCCAAAGCCGCCGGTCTTTATATGATCTGCACCATGTCCAAGCATGCGGCTGAAGCCAAAGGCTGTTCCGACGCCATGATGTACGACTATCGCGGCTATGTGGCCGAGGCGACGGGTGCCAATATCTTCTTCGTCAAAGATGGCGAAGTGCACACGCCGACGCCCGATTGCTTCCTCAACGGCATCACCCGTCAGACCGTGATCGGCATGTTGAAAGACAAGGGCATCACCGTCCACGAGCGTCACATCATGCCCGAAGAACTCGAAGGTTTTGAGCAGTGCTGGCTGACCGGCACCGCCGCCGAAGTGACCCCGGTGGGCCAGATCGGCGACTGGAAGTTTGAGGTCGGCGCGCTGACCCGCGAGATCGCCACCGACTATGAAAAGCTGGTGCGCAGCTAAACGCTGCCGCTGAACTTTGCCAAAGTCACGCCGCCGTCCTGCAAACCCTTGCGGACGGCGGTTGCAATTTGAACGGCCTCTGCGGTGTCACCATGTAGGCAGATCGTGTCGATCCGCGTGGGGATATGTTTGCCGCTTTCGGTGATGATTGCCCCGGCTTTGACCATCTCGACCATCCGCGCGGCGGCGTGATCGGCGTCATGGATTACAGCACCCGGTTTGCTGCGATCGACCAGAGTGGCGTCGTCGTTATAGGCGCGGTCGGCGAAGATTTCTCCGGCCCATTTGCAGCCCAGTGATTTCACTGCCCGTTCCTGCGCCGTGGCGGCCAGAACCATAACGATGAGGTCAGGGGCGACGCTGAGCGCCGCCTCATAAAGATCACGAGCCAAGCCCTCATCTTCGGACGCCATATTCGCCAGCGCCCCATGCAGTTTCAGATGCCGCACCTCCGCGCCGACGCTGCGCGCCATGCCGACGCTTGCCGCGACCTGATAGCGGATCTGGTTCTGCAACGTCCCGCGCGGCAGCGCCATACGGTTGCGGCCAAACCCAGCCAAATCCATGAACCCCGGATGCGCGCCGATGCCGACACCATTGTCATGCGCCATGCGCATGGTGGCTGCCATCACATCCGCGTCGCCCGCATGGCCACCGCAGGCGATATTGGCCGAGGTTACGACCTTCAACAGCGCCGCGTCGTCGCCCATTTTCCATGGCCCAAAGCTTTCGCCCATGTCGGCGTTGAGATCGACGGTGGTCATGTCTTGTCCTCCTTAAAAGGGTCAGCGGTGGCCGAAACCACGCCGGAGATCAGTTGATAGGCCAGCAAGTCGCGGATGCGTGCGGGATCGCGCAGCAGCGGCTGGCGTTGTTTTGGCAGGGCGGCGAGGGTGTCGCGGTGGCGGGTTTCGGCCGCGAGGGCTTCGTCAAGGTCGATGAATTCGAATTGCAGCGCCGCACCGGGTTGGGCCTGCGCCACGATGGGCAGGTCGCAGGGGATCACGGTCCCGATACGGGGGTAGCCGCCAGTGGTCTGGCATTCGCACATCAGCACGAAGGGCGCGCCATCGCCGGTGATCTGGATGTCGCCGGGGGTAATGACTTCGGAGACGATGGTGAGTTGCCCGCCGGTCGCGAAACCCTCGCCGTCATGGTCCATCCGCGCGCCCATGCGGTTGGCGCGGGCATCGCGGCGGAAGGTGGTTTCGGTAAAGCGCGCGCGGGTTGCATCGTCAAATGCGTCGGTCTGCATGGACGCCACGATGCGCACCCGCTCCGCGCCGAAACGGCTGTCGCGGGGCAGGGTGAGGTTCGTCTCGCCGCCCTTATCCGTCCCCAGCGGCAGGGTCTCTCCGCTTTGAAGCAAAGCGCCGATGCCAGCGGCAAGATGGCTTGAACGCGACTCCATCACCGGCTTAACATCAAAGCCGCCCCCCACATGGAGGTAGCCATATGCCCCGTCCCGAGCGCCGCCGATGGTGAGTTTGGCCCCGGCAGGCAATAGGTGACTGGCGTTCCACGCAATCGGCTCTCCGTCGATGTTGACCTGCATCTGCGCGCCGGTGAGGGCGATACGGATGTCTTGATCGGCTTCAAAGCTGCCGCCACTGCCCGCCATTTCCAACGCGGCACAGTTTGGGTCTTGGCCCAGCAGGGCTGCCCCTTCGTGCAGGGCGGTCGGGTCCGCAGCGCCGCCATGGGTCAGACCCAAGGCGCGGTAGCCGGGACGGCCAAGGTCTTGGATGGTCATGGCGGGCCCTGCTTGAAGGATGGTCAGCGCGGCACTCATGTCAGCGCCTCCCGCTCGGCACCGCCGGTGGGATCACGGGCGATGCGGTCGAATTCTTGTCGTGTGATCGACGGGAAAACCAGCTCATCACCGGGGGACAGCGGGAAGGGCATCTCGCTGCCGGGGCGGAAGGTGCGAAAGGCCGTCTGGCCGATGTGCCGCCAGCCGGTGGGGGAGGCATTGGTGAAAATGATCAACTGCCGGATCGCCATGACCAGTGACCCCGGCGGCACGGATTTTGTCAGCCCCTGCTGGCGGGGGATATCCCAATGCGGGGCCAGTTCACCCATATAGGGCTGGCCGGGGGCGAAGCCGATGGTGAGCACGCGCACGCGGGACTGCGACAGCTCTGCGATTGCCGCGTCAGGATCGAGGCCAGCCGCGTCGGCTGCTTCCTCCAGCTGGGGGGCGAGGTCGGTACCATAGACGGTAGGCACATGCCACAAGCTGCGCCCGGCGGGGAGGGCTTCGGCGAACCAATCGCGTGTTTGGAGCAGATCACGCAGCCGGTTGGTCATCTTTGCAATGGCGTCTTGGGAGACTTCGAACTGCACAAAGGTCGACACGAGCGAGGTGCTGGTCTCGGTCACTTCGGGCCAACCCTGTTCCTCTACCGCCGCGCGAAATGCCAGCGCGGCGCGGTTGGCGGGTTCGGACATCCTTTCAGCAAAGGTGATCAGCAGGCCAGAGAGGCCAACGCTGCGGATGCGGGGCCAGTCAGTCATTGCAAAGCATCCTTTCGTAGAGGCGCGGTAGCAGCACCGGGGTCAGGTACATCGGCAGTTGCCAGCAGCCGATAAAGACCATCAGCGGGGCCAGAACCTCGGGCGGGAGTGCGACGAGGAAAAGCGCGATGTTGCGGTTGCCCGCGCCGATCGCCAGCGGCCCGGCCACGGCATGCAGCGGGCCACGGCGCAGCAATAAAAGCGCTGCGGCCTGCAACAGATAGCTTAGGGCGAAGGCCAGCACCGTCCAGACCGCCACGGCCCAAGGATCGCTGCGCAGCGCCGGGTTCAGCGCGGCCATCAACCCAACAACGATGATACAAAACGCCAGCACCGACGCCCCGTCGAGCGCTTCGATCTGGCGTGCCGTGGGGCGCGGCAGCAGAACGTGACGCAGGACAAAGCCCAGCCCCGTCGCAGCAAGGATTACGGCCAGCAGGCGCAGCGCGGCCAAGGCGACTTCGGACGTGGGGCCAAGTTGCGGCAAAAGGGCCAGCACTGGTAACACGGTCAGCGGAAAGGCGGCGGTGCCCAAGACCATCAATTGCATCATGCGCCCAGCATCGAGCCGCAGCAACAGGGCGAGGTTGACGCTGCCCGTCAGCGCCGGCGCGGCTGAGGCCAGTGTCACCGCCAGCGCGGCGGGCGTTTGGCCCAGCCCAGCCAGCGCAAAGCCCCCAAGCAGCATCAGCGGCAGCGCCGTCTGCAGCGCCAGCACCGACGCCAACCCCCACCGCAAATCGCGCGCCGCACCGGTTGCGGCGCGGTGCCCGATCCTGAGCGCGGTGATCGTCAGCAGTGCTGCCACCATCTGCGGCAGCCAGTCCGCCAGCGCCGCCGCGAGGCTGGGCAGGGTCAAGCCAGCCAGCAGCCCGACGATCAGACAGGCCCGCGCATGGCGCGACGCCACCCTCAGGAGATACATGGGCTGTCACCGCTAAACGGGCGCGCTGCGCAGGTTCTCGGGCAGCCATGTGGCCACTTCGGGGAACCAGATCAGCACGAAGACCATAAAGACCATGATCGCAAACATCGGCAGCGCGGCCTTGGTGATATAGCCCATCTCGTGATTGGTCATGCCCTGCAACACAAAGAGGTTGAAGCCAATTGGCGGCGTGATCTGGGCCATCTCAACCACGACGACCACGAAGATACCGAACCAGATCAGATCAATCCCGGCCCCGCGCACCATCGGCTCAACCACGGCCATGGTCAGCACGACCGAAGAGATACCATCAAGGAACATGCCCAGCACGATGTAGAAGACCAAGAGCGCCATCAGCAGTTCAAACCGCGAAAGCTCCATCGCTGCGATCCCATCCGCCAGCGCGCGGGGCAGGCCGGTAAAGCCCATCGACAGTTTCAGGAAAGCCGCCCCCGCAAGGATCAACGCGATCATCGCAGAGGTGCGCATCGCGCCCATGAGGCTCTCGCGGAAGCTGTACCAATTCAGCGACCCTTGGAACAGCGCCAGCGTCAGTGAGCCGATCACGCCAATGGCGGCGGCCTCGGTTGCGGTGGCGAAACCCAGATACATCGACCCGATCACGACCGAGATCAGCGCAAAGACCGGCAGCAGGAAGCGCGAATTGCGGAGCTTCTCGGCAAAGGTCATGTCTGTCTCAACGTCGGGGTTCCAGTCTTTCGACAGCATGCTGGTGATCGCGACATAGCCCATGAACATCAGCGCCAGCAGCAAGCCGGGCATGACACCTGCAAAGAACAGCTTGGTGATGCTTTCGTTCACCGTGACGCCATAGACGATCAGCGCCAGCGAAGGCGGGATCATCAGGCCCAGCGTGGCGGCGCCCGCCAGCGTACCGATGATCATCTTCTCAGGATAGTTGCGCGCCCGAAGTTCAGGGATCGACATCTTGCCCACCGTTGTCAGCGTCGCGGCGGAGGAGCCAGAGACAGCAGCAAAGACCGTGCAGCCGACGATATTGGTATGCACCAAGCCGCCCGGCAGCTTGGCCAGCCACGGCGACAGTCCGCGAAACATGTCTTGCGATAGGCGCGTGCGGTAGAGGATTTCACCCATCCAGACAAAAAGCGGCAATGCGGTCAGGGTCCAGCTAGACGAGCTGGCCCAGATGGTGGTGATCATCGCGTCGCCAACAGGGCGCGTGGTGAACAATTCCATCCCGACCCAAGCAACGCCCATCAGGGCCAGCCCGACCCAGACACCAGTGCCGAGCAGGAAAAACAGGACGATCAGAAATAGGGCGATGGCGTAAATCTCGGTCATGGCGTCATTCCCCGAAGCTTTGATCGACAAGATCACGGGTGACGCGGTGGTCGCCCTTAAAGATGAGATGCAAAAGGTTGTCTGTCAGTGCGATGGCCAGAATCCCGCCGCCGATCACCATGACGGATTGCGGCATCCACAGCGCAGTGGCGTCTTGGTCTTGGCTGACCTCGTTGAACTTCCACGACCAGTAGACGAACCAATAGGCGTAATAGGTGAAGTACCAAGCCACCGCAGCGGCCACGGCGAAACACCAGATATCCAGCAGCCGACGGCCCTTATCGCTGAGCGCATTCACAAGGATCGACACGCGGATATGTGAGCCACGGTTGAGCGCGTTTGCAAAGGCAAGGAAACTGGCCCCGGCCATGGCATAGCCCGCATAGCTGGCAGCGCCCGGAAAGACATTGCCGGTCCAGCGGGCGACCATTTGGGCAACGATCAGCGTTAGGATGGCGACAAGACAGACCGCCGCCAGCGCCCCCGCCCCGGTGTAAAGCCCGTCCAATATATTGCGCAGCGTCTTCATCCGACCCTCCCTAGTTCATGCCCCGGCATGAGAACGGCGGCCCCGAAACAGGGCCGCCGCAAGTTGTGCGATTATTGCATCGCCTTATAGTCATCGACGATTGCTGCGCCGTCTTCGCCAGCGGCTTCAAGCCACTCTTGCGTCATTGTCTCACCCACTTCGCGCAAGCCGGACATCAGCTCTTCGCTCGCAGGTTCAACGTTCATGCCGCCTTCGCGCAACCCGTCATAGGTGAACTGGGTGTAGTCCTTGGCCGCTTGAAGGCCGCGCTCTTCGGCTTCGGTCGCGCAGGTGGTGACCGCTTCTTTGTTGGCGTCAGAGACATCTGCCCAAACGTCAGCGTTCACCATCACGTAGTTGCGCGGCAGCCATGCGTCGACTTCGTAGAAATGCGTCAGGCTTTCCCAGACTTTCTGGTCATAACCGGTGGCCCCTGAGGAGATCATCGATTCCGCCACGCCGGTAGCAAAGGCTTGGCTGACTTCAGCGGCCTCAATGGTGACGGGCGACATGCCGGTCAGTTCGGCCAAACGCGCGGTGGTGTTGTTGTAGGAGCGGAACTTCACGCCCTTCATGTCTTCGACCGAGCCGACCTCTTTCTTGAAGTAGAGACCCTGGGGCGGCCATGGCACGTTATAAAGCAGGACGAGGTTTTGCTCTTCGAGCACGGCTTCGACCTTGGGCTTGGCGGCTTCCCACAGTTTCGCGCTGGCTTCGAAAGATGGGGCGAGGAACGGGATGGAGTCGAACCCGAAGACTGCGTTCTCGTTCTGGTGGCCGGAAAGCAGACGCTCGCCCAGCTGGACCTGACCGGTCTGGATGGCGCGTTTGATATCGGCCCCGGCAAAGAGCGCGCCGCCCGGATGCACGGTGATCTCGATCTCGCCGCCGGTCGCTTCGGTCACGCATTCAGCGAATTGCACGCCGTTCTCGGAGTGGAAGTTCGACGCCGAATAGGCCATCGGCATGTCCCATTTCTCGGCGGCGAAAGCGGGCATGGCGGTGCCCAGTGTCAGGGCGGTCATCGCCGCGCCGGCCATCAGTCTTGCTGTAAGTGTCATGTGGTTTCTCCCTAGTTTTTTCATAGTCGCGCTTGGCGTTATCAGTCGAAGCGCTGGGGGTGATACGGGGCAAGATCCGTGTTTGGCGGCTGCCCCGTGATCAATCCGGCGATCAGTCGGCCCGTTTTTGGCCCGCCCGTCAACCCGATGTGGTGATGCCCGAAGGCAGTATAGACCCGGCTCGTCCCAATCTGCCCAATCAGGGGCAGCGAGTCGCTGGGGGCGGGTCGGTGCCCCAGCCATTCGATCTCATCTTCGGCGGTGAGGCCGGGAAAAGCGGCTTTGGCTTGGCGGCGCAGCAGGGCGAGCGGTGCTTTAGACGCGCCTGCCTCGAGCCCGCCGAATTCAACGATCCCGGCGCAGCGCAGCCCGTCGGCCATCGGCGTGGCGACGAATTTGCCCGCCGCCATCATGGTGGGGCGCGACGGGCCGCCTTGTGCATCTTTGAACACGATATGATAGCCGCGTTCGGATTCCAGCGGCACGTTGATCCCCAGCTTGCGCATCAGCGGTTTCGACCAGACGCCGGTGGCCAACAGCACGTCGTCGCAGGGCAACGGGCCTTGGTCCGTCAG
Protein-coding sequences here:
- a CDS encoding exopolysaccharide biosynthesis protein — translated: MRQDEHTLAYLLDSMDRAAENEAVSVNDVLHEIGDRSVTPLILIVALLLVSPLSGIPGVSTLAAVTIILLAVQAVTGQRRLWLPQFLLRREVAGHRLNGCVRFLRRPCAFVDGRCKPRLQVLTTGPMRFITLLVVTIIPLGWPFMEVLPMVSSIGAATVALLVFGLFTRDGLFVLLGYLCVAITLIAGGLLVMTATS
- the dxs gene encoding 1-deoxy-D-xylulose-5-phosphate synthase; this translates as MSDTTATPLLDQVTRPADLKHLSDAQLTQVARELRTETISAVSETGGHLGAGLGVVELTVALHAVFDTPRDKIIWDVSHQCYPHKILTERRDRIRSLRMKDGLSGFTKRSESPYDPFGAAHSSTSISAALGFAVGRDLGGVIPEGLGDAIAVIGDGAMSAGMAYEALNNAGDLKKRLIVILNDNEMSIAPPVGAMSSYLSRLYAEAPFQDFKAAAKGAVSLLPEPFREGAKRAKDMLKGMAVGGTLFENLGFSYLGPINGHDMDQLLPVLRTVQQRATGPILIHIQTQKGKGYGPAEAARDRGHATAKFNVVTGEQKKSPSNAPSYTRVFADSLLTEAAEDDKICAVTAAMPDGTGLDLFAERYPSRCFDVGIAEQHGVTFCAGLAAAGMKPFCAMYSTFLQRGYDQVVHDVAIQRLPVRFAIDRAGLVGADGPTHAGAFDVAFLANLPGFVVMAAADEAELRHMVATAAAHDEGPIAFRYPRGEGRGVEMPERGTPLEIGKGRIIREGSKVALLSFGTRLEEVEKAAEALSAKGITPTIADARFAKPLDRDMILKLAEDHEALITIEEGAVGGFGSHVAQLLADEAVFDKGLKFRSMVLPDIFIDQANPADMYAVAGMNAEQITAKVLDVLGIGDLDAQRA
- a CDS encoding polyprenyl synthetase family protein — encoded protein: MTLQSTPRPLAEALTHARDLAQAQIEAALSAHKGPVAEAMRYACTGGKGLRGFLVIESARLHGIAPGMAAPAAGAIEALHAYSLVHDDLPCMDDDDLRRGQPTVHRKWDEATAVLAGDALQTLTFELIGHLPCSAEARLSLMTSLAGAAGVGGMVGGQALDIAAETAPAPLSLAEITALQAGKTGALIEWSAMAGPRMAGADATALGQYAKHLGLAFQIADDILDVEGDAETVGKAVGKDDAAGKATFVSLLGLDGAKTRAAELVDMACDALSDYGQEAQSLRAAAAFVIARDS
- a CDS encoding exodeoxyribonuclease VII small subunit; protein product: MSDTPVEEMNFETAMAELEKVLSQLENGNVALDESIALYERGAKLKARCEAKLKEAEEKVAAITLDGDGNPNGLKPVEGL
- a CDS encoding response regulator, with protein sequence MNELDAHLLVVDDDERIRSLLRKFLMRHGFLVSTARDAAHARRVLAGLEFDLIVLDVMMPGEDGMELTRSLRETLQTPILLLTAKGETDNRIEGLEAGADDYLPKPFEPKELLLRINAILRRMPDTSAADTAPKVLSLGVIRYDMERGEMWQGDELVRLTATEVHLMKIFSAQPGVALSRAKLVEELGRDRGQAQERAVDVQITRLRRKIESDPKQPQYLQTVRGAGYMLAPD
- a CDS encoding MarR family winged helix-turn-helix transcriptional regulator codes for the protein MADGRMMAPSSGDSLLFLTDEQLRQGIEAMFFAYRGFTADPDRILADMAYGRAHHRAIHFINRAPGTTVNNLLNILGVTKQSLNRVLRTLIADGLVQSKVGRNDKRERHLFLTDAGRALEQELSDAQRARMRLAFRTAGPEAVAGFRTVLEAMMDPEMRQSFDRLRESAS
- a CDS encoding branched-chain amino acid aminotransferase, with the translated sequence MAGGYDNRDGHIWMDGKMVDWREANVHILTHAMHYASSVFEGERAYNGKIFKSREHSERLKRSAEMIDFEIPYTIDEIEAAKAEVLAASGLQDAYVRAVAWRGVGEDMGVASARNPVRLAIAAWEWGAYYGDAKMKGAKLDISKWKRPSPETIPSHAKAAGLYMICTMSKHAAEAKGCSDAMMYDYRGYVAEATGANIFFVKDGEVHTPTPDCFLNGITRQTVIGMLKDKGITVHERHIMPEELEGFEQCWLTGTAAEVTPVGQIGDWKFEVGALTREIATDYEKLVRS
- a CDS encoding LamB/YcsF family protein, with the translated sequence MTTVDLNADMGESFGPWKMGDDAALLKVVTSANIACGGHAGDADVMAATMRMAHDNGVGIGAHPGFMDLAGFGRNRMALPRGTLQNQIRYQVAASVGMARSVGAEVRHLKLHGALANMASEDEGLARDLYEAALSVAPDLIVMVLAATAQERAVKSLGCKWAGEIFADRAYNDDATLVDRSKPGAVIHDADHAAARMVEMVKAGAIITESGKHIPTRIDTICLHGDTAEAVQIATAVRKGLQDGGVTLAKFSGSV